A single Hyperolius riggenbachi isolate aHypRig1 chromosome 12, aHypRig1.pri, whole genome shotgun sequence DNA region contains:
- the YWHAB gene encoding 14-3-3 protein beta/alpha encodes MDKSELIQKAKLAEQAERYDDMAAAMKAVTEQGGELSNEERNLLSVAYKNVVGARRSSWRVISSIEQKTEGNEKKKQMALEYKEKIEAELTEICTDVLNLLDKHLIASATPAESKVFYLKMKGDYYRYLSEVASGDNKQGTVANSQQSYQEAFEISKTEMQPTHPIRLGLALNFSVFYYEILNSPEKACSLAKTAFDEAIAELDTLNEESYKDSTLIMQLLRDNLTLWTSEHQSEEADNVEGDN; translated from the exons ATGGACAAAAGTGAACTGATACAGAAAGCCAAGCTGGCTGAACAGGCTGAGCGTTATGATGATATGGCTGCTGCCATGAAAGCTGTCACCGAGCAGGGTGGTGAATTGTCCAATGAGGAGAGGAATCTCTTATCCGTTGCCTACAAGAATGTTGTGGGTGCCCGGCGATCTTCCTGGCGTGTGATCTCCAGTATAGAGCAGAAGACAGAGGGCAATGAGAAGAAGAAGCAAATGGCCCTGGAGTACAAAGAGAAGATCGAGGCTGAGCTTACCGAAATTTGCACTGATGTTCTT AATCTTCTGGACAAGCATTTGATCGCTTCTGCTACACCAGCAGAAAGCAAGGTCTTCTACTTGAAAATGAAGGGGGATTATTATCGGTACCTTTCTGAAGTAGCCTCTGGAGACAATAAACAAG GTACTGTAGCCAACTCTCAACAGTCATATCAGGAAGCTTTTGAAATTAGCAAGACTGAGATGCAGCCAACACACCCAATTCGACTTGGACTGGCTCTGAACTTCTCTGTGTTTTATTACGAAATACTGAACTCTCCAGAAAAAGCTTGCAGTCTAGCAAAGACG GCATTTGATGAGGCTATAGCTGAATTGGATACCCTAAATGAAGAATCCTACAAAGACAGCACTCTTATCATGCAGCTACTAAGGGATAATCTTACA TTATGGACCTCAGAACACCAGAGCGAGGAGGCCGACAACGTAGAGGGAGACAACTAA